The following are from one region of the Halogeometricum sp. S3BR5-2 genome:
- a CDS encoding histidine kinase N-terminal 7TM domain-containing protein translates to MSVALWPIAGAGIAAVGSAALGWKLLTYRGSPGAKWFAATLGSQALFCAAVGVSYLVFDPALRRPLETVTWTALALQVIVFLAFALSYSGRGHLVRTPWFRALFAFPFVVCVMLATNEGHGLFLTDFRVESVLGLSTATYTASPGGVASVVFGLFLVGVAAVVLLDTAASYSLYRAESLAIALSTIPPGLAQAMWLAEVGPYPYLNLMPLAFIPHVLADGYAVFATDIFEYNPTTRRVVDETAIDYLESPVVVVDPKGRVVDLNPAAADAFGTSKRAALKADLDGVVGSAVDLAAADETVTVRVDGVPRHFAVSPSEHVDPGGTPVGYSVLFQDVTVQRRREQRLDVFNRVLRHNIRNDLNVVLGNLELAREETDLPTDGGRDRRLAAASRSAEKLLGLAEDARAVDRVVDRTDVERAPVSLHDVVADAVAAVDAAGSVTVEEDADAVVETDARLLTTTVARLLSAVEEYVGGDVTVRLVDGVEAAPEGGADADFRRLEVRAGGPLPAHEVEAVEADTETALTHASSLDLWVVRWGAELLGCELDFAGGATATLGVPAGADR, encoded by the coding sequence ATGAGCGTCGCGCTCTGGCCCATCGCGGGCGCCGGCATCGCGGCCGTCGGGTCGGCTGCGCTCGGGTGGAAACTCCTCACCTACCGCGGCAGTCCCGGCGCGAAGTGGTTCGCCGCGACGCTGGGGAGTCAGGCGCTGTTCTGCGCCGCCGTCGGCGTCTCCTATCTCGTCTTCGACCCGGCGCTCCGACGGCCGTTGGAGACGGTCACGTGGACGGCACTGGCGCTACAGGTAATCGTCTTCCTCGCGTTCGCGCTCTCGTACAGCGGGCGCGGCCACCTCGTCCGCACCCCGTGGTTCCGGGCGCTGTTCGCCTTCCCGTTCGTCGTCTGCGTGATGTTGGCGACCAACGAGGGACACGGGCTGTTCCTGACCGATTTCCGCGTCGAGTCGGTGTTGGGGCTGTCGACCGCGACCTACACCGCGTCTCCGGGCGGCGTCGCGTCGGTGGTGTTCGGGCTGTTCCTCGTCGGCGTCGCCGCCGTCGTGCTCCTCGACACGGCGGCGAGTTACTCGCTGTACCGTGCGGAGTCGCTCGCCATCGCCCTCAGCACCATCCCGCCCGGACTGGCGCAGGCGATGTGGCTCGCGGAGGTGGGACCGTACCCGTACCTGAACCTGATGCCGCTGGCGTTCATCCCGCACGTGCTGGCCGACGGCTACGCCGTCTTCGCCACGGACATCTTCGAGTACAACCCCACAACGCGGCGCGTCGTCGACGAGACGGCCATCGACTACCTCGAATCGCCCGTGGTCGTCGTCGACCCGAAGGGACGCGTCGTCGACCTCAACCCCGCCGCCGCCGACGCGTTCGGGACCTCGAAGCGGGCGGCGCTGAAGGCGGACCTCGACGGCGTGGTGGGGTCCGCCGTCGACCTCGCCGCGGCCGACGAAACCGTCACGGTGCGCGTCGACGGCGTCCCCCGACACTTCGCCGTCAGCCCCTCCGAACACGTCGACCCCGGCGGGACGCCCGTCGGGTACAGCGTCCTCTTTCAGGACGTCACCGTCCAGCGCCGCCGCGAGCAGCGACTCGACGTGTTCAACCGCGTGCTCAGACACAACATCCGAAACGACCTCAACGTGGTCTTGGGGAACCTCGAACTCGCCCGCGAGGAGACCGACCTGCCGACCGACGGCGGCCGCGACCGACGGCTCGCGGCCGCCTCGCGCTCCGCCGAGAAGCTCCTCGGACTCGCGGAGGACGCGCGCGCCGTCGACCGCGTGGTGGACCGCACCGACGTCGAACGCGCGCCGGTCAGCCTCCACGACGTGGTCGCGGACGCCGTCGCGGCCGTCGACGCGGCGGGTTCCGTCACCGTCGAGGAGGACGCCGACGCCGTCGTCGAGACGGACGCCCGCCTGCTGACGACGACCGTCGCCCGCCTGCTGAGCGCCGTCGAGGAGTACGTCGGCGGCGACGTGACGGTCCGACTGGTCGACGGGGTCGAAGCGGCGCCCGAGGGCGGGGCGGACGCGGACTTCCGCCGCCTCGAAGTCCGGGCTGGCGGCCCGCTCCCGGCGCACGAAGTCGAAGCGGTCGAGGCGGACACCGAGACGGCGCTGACCCACGCCAGCAGTCTCGACCTCTGGGTGGTTCGCTGGGGCGCCGAACTGCTCGGCTGCGAACTCGACTTCGCGGGCGGCGCGACGGCGACGCTCGGAGTGCCGGCCGGCGCGGACCGGTGA
- a CDS encoding MFS transporter gives MTKYRTLLLATVGFNFSFLIWFSFAPFTGPMADEFGLSLAEIGILASAAIWLAPFGRILTGWLSDKFGAPTVFAIVLGYVGVFSMASAFAQSYAVFFVERLIVATAGITFVIGIQHVSEWFEEEQLGTAEGIYAGIGNAGAAGGALILPRVFGSGWNGPLFSTNWRAAFFYTGVVSIVLAVVYYVFGEAAKSDAKRQATKDSASFKGWFFTATRYGTVVLALAYVMTFGLELSMNGWLATYYREGFNTDNLVLASTFAATFSVAAGLLRPIGGYVSDVLARKQKDILPVFQGRYREQWTFVTLCFVVLSMFGMTAAGLSGQVLLAVGAGFLVGTACALAEGSIFAQVPAMFPNSSGAVAGVVGGIGTVGGIVYPLVYSAPYLPNLHTGYSVVAVSMVPIVLLTAWVFQPKIASVANEAGFVSQQESTVTSDD, from the coding sequence ATGACGAAGTACCGGACGCTGCTGCTCGCGACCGTCGGGTTCAACTTCTCGTTTCTCATCTGGTTCTCCTTCGCGCCGTTCACCGGCCCGATGGCCGACGAGTTCGGCCTGTCGCTCGCGGAGATCGGCATCCTCGCCAGCGCGGCCATCTGGCTCGCGCCGTTCGGCCGCATCCTGACCGGGTGGCTCTCCGATAAGTTTGGCGCGCCGACGGTGTTCGCCATCGTGTTGGGCTACGTCGGCGTCTTCTCGATGGCCTCGGCGTTCGCCCAATCGTACGCGGTGTTCTTCGTCGAACGCCTCATCGTCGCCACGGCGGGCATCACGTTCGTCATCGGCATCCAGCACGTCTCCGAGTGGTTCGAGGAGGAGCAACTCGGCACCGCCGAGGGAATCTACGCCGGCATCGGCAACGCCGGCGCCGCGGGCGGCGCGCTCATCCTCCCGCGCGTGTTCGGGTCGGGATGGAACGGGCCGCTGTTCTCGACGAACTGGCGCGCCGCGTTCTTCTACACCGGCGTCGTCTCCATCGTCCTCGCCGTCGTCTACTACGTCTTCGGCGAGGCGGCCAAGAGCGACGCCAAGCGGCAGGCGACGAAGGACAGCGCGAGCTTCAAGGGCTGGTTCTTCACGGCCACGCGGTACGGTACCGTCGTGCTCGCGCTGGCGTACGTGATGACGTTCGGCCTCGAACTGTCGATGAACGGCTGGCTCGCCACCTACTACCGCGAGGGGTTCAACACGGACAACCTCGTCCTCGCGAGCACGTTCGCGGCGACGTTCTCCGTCGCCGCCGGACTGCTCCGCCCCATCGGCGGCTACGTCAGCGACGTGCTGGCGCGCAAGCAAAAGGACATCCTGCCCGTCTTCCAGGGGCGCTACCGCGAGCAGTGGACGTTCGTGACCCTGTGTTTCGTCGTCCTGTCGATGTTCGGGATGACCGCCGCGGGTCTCTCCGGGCAGGTTCTCCTCGCCGTCGGCGCCGGCTTCCTCGTCGGCACGGCCTGCGCGCTGGCCGAGGGCTCCATCTTCGCGCAGGTGCCGGCGATGTTCCCCAACAGTTCCGGCGCCGTCGCGGGCGTCGTCGGCGGCATCGGCACCGTCGGCGGCATCGTCTACCCGCTCGTCTACTCCGCGCCGTACCTGCCGAACCTCCACACCGGCTACTCCGTCGTCGCGGTGTCGATGGTTCCCATCGTGCTCCTGACGGCGTGGGTGTTCCAGCCGAAAATAGCCAGCGTGGCCAACGAGGCGGGGTTCGTCAGCCAACAGGAGTCGACGGTGACCTCCGACGACTGA
- a CDS encoding redoxin domain-containing protein — protein sequence MVSEGDDAPEFTNKVANGEVEEFSLSEAVGDGPVLLAFFPGAFTPPCSNEMSALEEHADDFEDAGASVYGLSADSPFSLNAFREEYDLSFPLVSDMSRETIRSYDLEIDIEDLGLHGVANRAVYVLDDDGTVSYAWEADSPENEPDYEELLDAVQSA from the coding sequence GAAGGCGACGACGCACCCGAGTTCACGAACAAGGTCGCGAACGGAGAGGTCGAGGAGTTCTCGCTGTCCGAGGCCGTCGGCGACGGCCCCGTCCTGCTCGCGTTCTTCCCGGGCGCGTTCACGCCGCCGTGCTCCAACGAGATGTCGGCGCTGGAGGAGCACGCCGACGACTTCGAGGACGCCGGCGCGTCGGTGTACGGCCTGAGCGCCGACTCGCCGTTCTCGCTCAACGCGTTCCGCGAGGAGTACGACCTGTCGTTCCCCCTCGTCAGCGACATGAGCCGGGAGACGATTCGGTCGTACGACCTCGAAATCGACATCGAGGACCTCGGTCTGCACGGCGTCGCCAACCGCGCGGTGTACGTCCTCGACGACGACGGCACCGTCTCGTACGCGTGGGAGGCCGACTCCCCCGAGAACGAACCCGACTACGAGGAACTGCTGGACGCCGTCCAGTCAGCGTAA
- a CDS encoding nitrite/sulfite reductase: MANKKEEWKAGMYGDEVREKILEFAEEGWESIPEDEREMWFSRFKFWGVFHHRSGQESYFMMRLANTNGVLEPDQLRAIGEVARDYAAGPVENPEFGNAWIDLTTRQSVQLHWLKLEDIPEIWEKLESVGVSSRSAGGDTMRNISGCPVAGRDDREFVDAQPVLDEISEKLRDDDDLANMPRKFNISVTGCREGCAQDSINGIGLEPAERTVDGEPVRGFNVRVGGGLGGRQPRRARSLDVFVEPDDAYDVVRGFVELYFDHGNRENRQKNRSRFFVDDWGTEKIRDLLQAEYVDFELEGAGTNLREEYTYNAGRPDEAGKHDHVGVHEQTDGDYYVGLSVPVGRLTAAETVELADLADRHGSGAVRLTRRQNPLIMDVPESELDALLASDLLETHSPEPSVFTRGAMACTGTEFCSLALTETKARMAVMLRWLRANVDLPDDVSQIKMHYSGCTADCGQALTADIGFQGMRARKNGEMVEALDVGVGGGIGPEPTFVEWVRQRVPADEVPGLLRNLLEAFAAHREDGQTFRQWVEATGQEALVEFAEPEETDYVDPCLTDGKQSWYPFDDGESPAPTDASGDPISADD; encoded by the coding sequence ATGGCGAATAAGAAAGAAGAGTGGAAGGCGGGGATGTACGGCGACGAGGTCCGCGAGAAGATACTCGAGTTCGCCGAGGAGGGGTGGGAGTCGATACCCGAGGACGAACGGGAGATGTGGTTCTCCCGGTTCAAGTTCTGGGGCGTGTTCCACCACCGCTCCGGTCAGGAGAGCTACTTCATGATGCGGCTGGCGAACACGAACGGCGTGCTCGAACCCGACCAGTTGCGCGCCATCGGCGAGGTGGCGCGGGACTACGCCGCCGGCCCGGTCGAGAACCCGGAGTTCGGGAACGCGTGGATCGACCTCACCACCCGTCAGTCCGTGCAACTCCACTGGCTCAAACTGGAGGACATCCCCGAGATATGGGAGAAACTGGAGTCGGTCGGGGTCAGTTCGCGGTCGGCCGGCGGCGACACGATGCGCAACATCTCGGGCTGTCCGGTCGCCGGCCGCGACGACCGGGAGTTCGTCGACGCCCAACCCGTCCTCGACGAGATTTCGGAGAAACTGCGCGACGACGACGACCTCGCCAACATGCCCCGGAAGTTCAACATCAGCGTCACGGGCTGTCGGGAGGGCTGCGCGCAGGACTCAATCAACGGCATCGGGCTCGAACCCGCGGAGAGGACTGTCGACGGCGAACCGGTCCGCGGGTTCAACGTCCGCGTCGGCGGCGGTCTGGGCGGACGCCAACCGCGTCGCGCACGGAGCCTCGACGTCTTCGTCGAACCGGACGACGCGTACGACGTCGTGCGGGGGTTCGTCGAACTCTACTTCGACCACGGCAACCGAGAGAACCGCCAGAAGAACCGGAGCCGCTTCTTCGTCGACGACTGGGGGACCGAGAAGATACGCGACCTGCTCCAGGCGGAGTACGTCGACTTCGAACTCGAAGGGGCGGGGACGAACCTCCGCGAGGAGTACACCTACAACGCCGGTCGACCCGACGAGGCGGGCAAGCACGACCACGTCGGCGTCCACGAGCAGACGGACGGCGACTACTACGTCGGCCTCTCGGTGCCGGTGGGTCGCCTGACCGCCGCCGAGACCGTCGAACTGGCGGACCTCGCGGACCGACACGGCTCCGGCGCCGTTCGGCTCACCCGCCGGCAGAATCCGCTCATTATGGACGTGCCCGAGTCCGAACTGGACGCGCTGTTGGCCTCGGACCTGCTGGAGACGCACAGCCCCGAACCGAGCGTCTTCACCCGCGGCGCGATGGCCTGCACGGGCACGGAGTTCTGCTCGCTCGCGCTGACGGAGACGAAGGCGCGGATGGCGGTGATGCTGCGCTGGCTTCGCGCGAACGTCGACCTCCCCGACGACGTCTCGCAGATCAAGATGCACTACTCCGGCTGTACGGCCGACTGCGGGCAGGCGCTGACCGCCGACATCGGCTTTCAGGGCATGCGCGCGCGGAAGAACGGCGAGATGGTCGAAGCGCTCGACGTCGGCGTCGGCGGCGGCATCGGTCCGGAGCCGACGTTCGTCGAGTGGGTGCGCCAGCGCGTCCCCGCCGACGAGGTGCCCGGCCTGCTCCGGAACCTCCTCGAAGCGTTCGCCGCCCACCGCGAGGACGGCCAGACGTTCAGACAGTGGGTCGAGGCCACCGGACAGGAGGCGCTCGTCGAGTTCGCCGAACCCGAGGAGACCGACTACGTCGACCCCTGTCTCACCGACGGCAAGCAGTCGTGGTACCCCTTCGACGACGGCGAGAGCCCCGCGCCGACCGACGCGAGCGGCGACCCCATCTCGGCGGACGACTGA
- the nasA gene encoding assimilatory nitrate reductase NasA, giving the protein MTDPKPTTCMRCAVGCGYLQEGAAPGRGVAAVSGHTEHPTSGGRKCRRGVRETVDPRGERLTTPLIRRGDSLHPTDWDTALGVVATRLIEAIRKRPSNVAVLGSGQQTNEAAYALGKVARGVFGTPHYDANTTLCMASAVTAYYQAFGSDAPPPTYDDIPEAESHVIWGANPAVAHPVLYRWIAESARADGGRLIVVDPVATKTAADADVHVQPDPGTDLALARAVLAHAVESGGVDEAFVDAHTEGFERTAESLPDAETAAATAGVPLDRVAAVAEALDAATILYWGMGVNQSIQGTATARALIDLCLATGNLGPGSGPFSLTGQANSMGNRVCASKGTWPGHREFTDASNRERMAKVWDVPLTRLPDSSGPGFVSIVDGLARGDIDVCWTVATNPVAGMPDAGYVKKALDDAFLVVQDAFRSDTLECADVVLPAATWGESTGTVMNMERRVSPVTAVNAPPGSARQDLDIVAAVGNRIHDGAFEGPPVDPESVFDELRELTAGTTADISGITYDRLERDLAVRWPAPDEDTEGGYRYYDDGAWSFPTDSGRARFSTAVHSAVPEPIDEEYPLTLTTGRESDTYNTGVRTRDTGETDTPTARMHPRTIADCLLSLDRGETVIESRRASVAVEVAPSDDVPPGVVWLPIHNAAANELTLSAVDPESAEPNLKQCAVTLHPPENVRRKRERDAPPLST; this is encoded by the coding sequence ATGACTGATCCGAAACCGACGACCTGTATGCGGTGTGCGGTCGGGTGCGGCTACCTCCAAGAAGGTGCGGCCCCCGGCCGGGGCGTCGCCGCCGTGTCCGGTCACACCGAACACCCGACGAGCGGCGGCCGCAAGTGCCGCCGCGGCGTCCGCGAGACGGTCGATCCCAGAGGGGAGCGACTGACCACGCCGCTGATACGACGGGGGGACAGCCTGCATCCGACGGACTGGGACACCGCCCTCGGCGTCGTCGCCACCCGCCTCATTGAGGCGATTCGCAAGCGTCCGAGCAACGTCGCCGTGCTGGGAAGCGGCCAGCAGACCAACGAGGCGGCGTACGCCTTGGGGAAGGTCGCCCGGGGCGTCTTCGGGACGCCCCACTACGACGCGAACACGACGCTGTGCATGGCGTCGGCCGTCACGGCGTACTATCAGGCGTTCGGGAGCGACGCGCCCCCGCCGACCTACGACGACATCCCCGAGGCGGAGTCGCACGTTATCTGGGGGGCGAACCCGGCCGTCGCCCACCCGGTCCTCTACCGTTGGATTGCCGAGAGCGCCCGCGCCGACGGCGGTCGGTTGATAGTCGTCGACCCGGTGGCGACGAAGACCGCCGCGGACGCCGACGTGCACGTCCAACCCGACCCCGGCACCGACCTCGCCCTGGCGCGCGCCGTCCTCGCGCACGCCGTCGAGTCCGGCGGGGTAGACGAGGCGTTCGTGGACGCCCACACGGAGGGATTCGAGCGCACGGCCGAGTCGCTCCCGGACGCCGAGACGGCGGCGGCCACCGCGGGCGTCCCCCTCGACCGGGTCGCCGCGGTCGCAGAGGCCCTCGACGCCGCCACGATACTCTACTGGGGGATGGGCGTCAACCAGAGCATCCAGGGCACCGCGACGGCGCGGGCGCTCATCGACCTCTGCTTGGCGACGGGGAACCTCGGTCCCGGGTCCGGTCCGTTCTCTCTCACCGGGCAGGCGAACTCGATGGGCAACCGCGTCTGCGCCTCGAAGGGGACCTGGCCCGGACACCGCGAGTTCACCGACGCGAGCAACCGCGAGCGCATGGCGAAGGTCTGGGACGTGCCGCTGACCCGCTTGCCGGACTCGTCGGGGCCAGGATTCGTCAGCATCGTCGACGGCCTCGCGCGCGGCGATATCGACGTCTGCTGGACCGTGGCGACGAACCCCGTGGCCGGCATGCCCGACGCCGGGTACGTGAAGAAGGCGCTCGACGACGCCTTCCTCGTCGTGCAGGACGCGTTCCGCTCGGACACCCTGGAGTGCGCCGACGTGGTCCTGCCGGCGGCGACGTGGGGGGAGTCGACGGGGACCGTGATGAACATGGAACGGCGCGTCTCGCCGGTGACCGCGGTGAACGCCCCGCCGGGGTCGGCCCGACAGGACCTCGACATCGTCGCGGCCGTCGGCAACCGCATCCACGACGGCGCGTTCGAGGGCCCGCCGGTGGACCCCGAGTCGGTGTTCGACGAACTCCGGGAACTGACCGCCGGCACGACGGCCGACATCTCGGGCATCACGTACGACCGTCTGGAACGCGACCTCGCCGTCCGGTGGCCCGCACCCGACGAGGACACGGAAGGCGGCTACCGCTACTACGACGACGGGGCGTGGTCGTTCCCCACCGACTCAGGCCGCGCCCGGTTCTCCACCGCGGTGCACAGCGCCGTCCCCGAACCCATCGACGAGGAGTACCCGCTCACCCTCACGACCGGTCGGGAGTCGGACACCTACAACACCGGCGTCCGGACGCGCGATACGGGGGAGACGGACACGCCCACCGCGCGGATGCACCCGCGGACCATCGCGGACTGCCTGCTGTCGCTCGACCGCGGCGAGACGGTCATCGAGTCGCGCCGCGCCAGCGTCGCCGTCGAGGTGGCGCCGAGCGACGACGTCCCACCGGGCGTCGTCTGGCTTCCCATCCACAACGCGGCCGCCAACGAACTGACGCTGTCGGCGGTCGACCCCGAGTCGGCCGAACCGAACCTGAAGCAGTGCGCCGTCACGCTCCATCCCCCGGAGAACGTTCGCCGGAAACGCGAACGGGACGCCCCGCCCCTGTCGACGTAG